CTTCCCTCGGCCCTCGCCTCCTGGACCTGGGCGAGGAGGTTTTTTTAAACGCCTCCTGCGCCGCCCCATCCGCCTTCGCGTGCCGGGGGCGGGGCACCCGCAAGGCAAACCCCATCTCGTGCAGAAGCCGGTAGATGGGGTAGAGGGAGAGCCTCTTTCCCAGCTCCCGCTCCACCCAGTCCCTTAGCTTGGGCCCCGTCCACAGGCCCCCGTCGGGCGGGGG
Above is a window of Thermus islandicus DSM 21543 DNA encoding:
- a CDS encoding helix-turn-helix domain-containing protein; translated protein: PPPDGGLWTGPKLRDWVERELGKRLSLYPIYRLLHEMGFALRVPRPRHAKADGAAQEAFKKTSSPRSRRRGPREGG